aaaaaggaaagaattgaCAGTTCTAGTATATTCATATTTGGTTTCAAGGTGGCATGTGATATTTACTAATATGAAATTTGGTGGGTGCAGAGCTGAAATTGACCGTTTGACAGAACTTTTGCATTCCAAAACTGTAGATACCTCTGTTGGGAATGATAAGAGGGCTGAATCCATTCAATATAGGCCTTTAGCCAATTATTCTAGCTCTTTACTTGAAAAAAATAGGGCTGAGAAGGTTACATCTGATGCAGCTGTTGGTACTCCTGCCACAAGTTCAAGAGTAAGATGAATGCCTTGCCTGGGTACTCCGCATATTAGCTTTGTGACAATTTGTAAAATTCGGTCAGTCTGACATCTGTGTTGTTGATGGTTCCAGGTCCCTAAAGGTGATGTTGCATCTCCTGCTAAACTGGCAAAAGTTTACATGGATACTATGCCTTCAAAGATGTCATCATCAATTCTGAGTTCGCAAAGTCAAGTTGTGAGAGTAGATACACCACTGCTAAAGAATATAGCATATTCCCAAAATTTACCTATTACATCAGTGACAACAAAGATTGCTGATCTTGTTGGAGTTCGAGCAAATGGATTTACCACTCCAAGATCTCGTGGAAGATCTGCAATATACAACATGGCGCGCGCTCCATACTCCAGAATTCGTCAAACTGATGGTCAAATGGTGCATTTGCTTCTCTGCCTACTTTACTGTTGGAAATTATTTAATTTGTTTGAATTTTTTGTTTAACTTTGGTCCTCTATCAGGCTAGTAGCTCCACATACAATGCATATAGCGGGCCTTCTTTATCTGAGTCAGTCTTGGAGCATGATGGATATTTTGGCTCTAAACAGGTATACATTGCAATCACTGTGGTCTTGAACTGATTTGCAttctttatttttatgtattaccATCTGTGAGTGAATTTCACGTTTTCCTCTTTCAGCCACTCAAACGGAGAAGTTCTGTTCTAGAAGATGATCTGGGATCTGTTGGCCCCATGCGTAGGACTCGACAGAAACCCAATCTCCTATCAAATGGAGTTTCTCATCCTAGTCCAGGAGCAGGGGTTGCTTCTTCTTCTGTCGCTTATCAGGAGGTCGCGAAAGTTGTTGGAGATAACAATGTGCCGACAAGGTATGCTCACATTCCTTCCAAGTCCAGTGAGACAGCTGCGAAGATATTGAATCATCTTGAATATCTGACCCCAAAGGAGAAGTCATCAGAATCAAAACAAGTTGCAGGGAACGATAAAACACCCAAGAAATTGACACTGAACATGCTTCACGGACAAGCTCTTAAAAGTTTGGAGTCTTTGGATACGCTGAAGCTGCTTCATAGTGCACAAGACAACAGCCATAAGCTGGAAAATTTGTCTAAGGTTTTTCCAACTGATGCCCATGATTCTAGTTTGCAGAAGCACGGCAAAATAGAACAAAATGGGCAAAGGAGATCTATTAACGAGTCCACCGTTGTACGAAAGAATGATGCAAAATGTTCACTCGAAGATGCTCAACATGCTCAACTAGTTTTGGAAAATGCTGATTCCCTGGATAAAACGTCTGCAGTTCAACCTCAGAAGAAGCAAGCTTTTAGGATGAGCGCACATGAGGTTCATTCCCTTTTTTCAACTCACTTGGAATCTTTGACTGTCTTTACTAGCTTTGAATTTGAGTATACCGTGTTACAACATATATTGacgggtgttcatggttcggtttggatcggtttccccctaaaaagaaaccaaaccaagtcgatttttcaaatattggaaccgaaccaaaccaattaagtcggttttttatagATTCAGTTTATGTCAATTTTTGTcaggtttttcgggttttttgaTTATTTATcgatttttcttaaatatgagacatacactaccaaacacatattccgcCGATTACATTTTCAATGTAACACTATTGATTGttttttgagaaatctatcatttaccaagatatattaatGATAATTGAATTGATGAATACTTTAAGGACtcaattaaaaatatattatttttaacatgaaatagattcttgtacttagcaaaagaaaactaccaatcaaactagaatgtaaaggcaagaaactaaattattataatagcaaagaactagattaAAAGTGCAAATGATCAACATGtactataaaattttaaaaactttataTGGTgtgataataaattttaaatagctacttctatagtcggtttggttcgtttTTTTCGggtattttttgattaaaaccaaacccaaaccaaatttgatcggtttttaaaattccaAACCAAAAAAGTGTCCGTTTTCTTGGTCGGTTTTGGTTTGGTTtacggtttggttcgatttttcgggtttttatgaacacccctaattgACCTTGTTGGTGTATCTTGTGAATGCTTTTGAACATCTTGATTTTTGTATTGCACTTTTCAGACAGTTCCCTGTTGTTCAATGACTATTTCTCTATTGTCCAATTCCATATATGAGTAGATACTCAAGGTACTCAAGGTTTAGAGGTCTGTTTAAGTGGTTGCTATTTAATTTTGCTCTGCAGCTGATGCCACTGCTGCTGTGTCAGGACTGCATTGTGTCCTAATATTTGCTTGTGTTGCCTATACTTCCTCAGTTCCAATTTATATGACATTCTTTATATTTTAAGATGTTCCAAAAAGTTTGACCCTATTCCATTTGcagcaaaatttacaactttcaAGAATTTAAATTCATTAACTATTCACACATTAACCTGATTGTTTGCTCTATTTTCAACCACTACTTTAGTTCTCTTTCATCAATCACTACTATGTTATAAAAGTCAAATTAGCATCTTAAATTCTCTGTCCGGTCAAACTCGATCACATATAATGAAGTGGAGGGAGTACTTTTTTCTGCTTCATGGCCATTACTGACTTAAAGTTTGGGCTACTTGCCTTTTTAGTTTTAGTCATCTGTGTCTTCACTCTTCACCAGGACTCTTTTAAGCTTGATGTTTTGCAGACCATAACAAACTCAGTTCATAGTCATTTTGTTTTTTTCCCCCTCATCTTTGCAGGACTTTTTTGAGCTGGATGAGGACATAAACTCTGATGAGTCTGCATTTCAAGTGGCTGAAGGGAGAGATAAGATGGGTACATCTGATGCTGAAAAGAAGTCTCTATCTACTGATGGAGCCCTGAACAAACCTGCAGCTTTTATTAAAACGAAGGCTACTCTGGGGATTTTGAACAAAAGAAATGATATGGAGGCTCCTGATGCTGCTGTTATCAGCGTCAATAACACCAGTTTCCTGCCCAGTGCCAATTTCCTGTCACCAGAGGTTGTCCTGCCATCATTTGGGTCTAACAAATCAAAAAAGCCAAGTGTTGATGAGGTCCCAGCACTTCTATTTTCATCGTCACCCCCACTCACAGGGATAGAGCCAGAAAGCTCGAGCAGGTTGGTTCCTACTTTATTATATCCCTCAGATATATAATAATCCTGACCAGCTTTGTCACCTTATATTCTGCCATCCATTTGTGTCTACTGATAATGTTAGCAGCTATGCAAGTGCTTATTGTTGAACATACCTTGCTAAGAGTACCTGACTTATTTTTTTTCTCCTACTTGTACTTTTTCATGTACATGTGTCAGTGCACAGATGCAGAATTTTTTTTACCTTTCTATGCATTTCCTCCAATGTTGTTTTCACATGATTCAAGGGATCGCTAATGATTCCTTGTTCATGTACAATGCTGTTGTGTACTTTTTTGCTTATATATAAGACTATTTTCTTAAACTATGAAATATCAGAAGTTAAAGACAGTTATTAGCCAAACTGATGGCAGAAGAATAGGCCACATAATAATTAACCTTTAGAGAAAGGGTTAGGATTCTGAATTGTACTTGCTGATTTGTTGTGATCATATCAAGTTTTCTAGCCCTGAATCGctaattcaaaagaaaaaaattaagagATATTGTAACAAAAGGGAATGTGTACACTGAGGTTCACAATTTGTGTGTGATTGCCGACTTTAACCAATGTTTGGTTGGAGCTAAAATAGTTGGAGTTGGAGAAGAGGGAGCAGAATTGAGGTGAAGGGGCTTTTCAGTTTGCTTGATTTTGAAGTAAATGATAAAGGAATAGGGATTTGTAATCTTCAATGTATGTTTTTCTGGAGAAATACGAAGGTATTGAAATGAAATTATGCTTAATAATTGGTGACCAGTACATTTCCCTTTATTCCCCTTTAACTTATGAACACAATGGAGAAGAGACTATTTGTTTTCTCTATAATTCGTCCGTTCCACCCTCCCCCTATTTGAACATCTGAAGCTCTTCTGACTAGCACTCACActctataattttttttaatgtgATTGATGAAAACCCAGGAGAATAAAATGTTGAGTAATTATTGTCAAGCCTGACCTTAGTGTGAAAGGTTAATCACCTGTTAAAAGAAGTCAAGTAGTTGAATTTTATTTGCAAAGAGACTTTAAGCTGAGAGCAGGACAATGAAGACTTTAAGTTGGGAACAGGATAATGAAGATTTTAAGAATGCTTAGCAGCTTGCTGGAGAAAATCAAGTGAAAAAGGAAATTAGTTGGAGGTCCTTTGAGTTTTATGCATCCCTTTTTAAAGCTACTTGAAAGCATGTAACAAGTTTCTTCACTTATCTACAGCTTATGCAACCCTCCATTTGGCCTGGCCAGTGGTCCGTCGGAACTCTTCGAGTCAGATAACTCACAGAAGCATGGAAAGAGCAATGGAAAGTTAGAAGCTTTATCATCTGGTCTATCACCTTCAACTTCATTTGCTGCTCCATCAAGGACTTCTAGCTTCAGTAATGGACAGTTTGCACCTAGTCCTGCTATCTCAGCCACCTCCCTCTTGGCATCAAGGAATGTCCCAAAGGATGTTCAATCTGGTAGCTCAAGCGAAGGTGCTCCTTCCACGAGCATTTCAACTGCTGTTGGCAGCACAGCAGGCAACTCCATTACCTCAGGTAGCTGCCTGTTTAGTTCCGCTGCAGCATCTTCAGTATCAACTGGACCTCCTATCAAATTTGGGCTGTCTGAAGATCCACCAACAGTGTCGGCGCTATCAACAACTTCTAGTGCAGACAATGCAGACTTGAAAACAAAAGCAACTAATTTTGGCAACTTGAGTAGCACTTCACCTTTTGCGGGCTCATCATTTGCATCTACAAGTCCTGGAAATAGTATTTTAGGTTTTAGTTCACCAGGAATGTCCACAGATAATACAGCTAGTATCCAGTCTCAGAGTTCTGTTTTCAGCACTGGAGGTCAGTCGCTTGTTAGTGCTCGAACTTCTCTAGCTGGATCAGACAATGCCAGAGTCTCACAGACTGTTCCTTCTCATGTTTTATCATCTACTTCATCACCAGAAGTTAAAAACTCTGGAATGACATCTTTCTCCTCAGTTGGTTCTGCTTCCAGTAATACTGGCATAGTTTCTGCTGCTTCTTCAGATGGCAACCCAGCTGGCTCCAGCACTGCTGCATCTGGAAAATTTAGTATTGTGGCAAGTTCTCCAGCCTCATCTACATTGAGCAATTCAGTCGGTCCTAGCAGTGGGACCACTCAGCTGGCTTTTACTTTTGGTGCTAGTCCTGCAGTTTCTACAGCAGTAACCACTGCACTTGCCACTTCCAGCAATGCTACTTCTGGTGTATTTACGTCTGGTGTTAATTCTTTATCTTCCTCGACAAACGCCGTCGACACCTCTACTCGTTCTCGTCCTGGCACATTTAATTTTGGTGGTAGTTCTTCGGCTTCCTTATTGAGCAATGTCAGCACGTCTAACAGTGCTGCTTCTGGTGTATTTTGTTTTGGTGGTGGTTCTTCAGCTTCCTTGGCAAATACTATCAGCACCTCCGCTAGTGCCACTCCTGGCGTATTTAGTTTTGGCGGTGGTTCTTCAGCTTCCTCAACAAATACTATCAGCACCTCCACTGGCGCTACTCCTGGCGTATTTAGTTTTGGTGGTAGTTCTTCAGCTTCCTCAAATTCTGTCAGCACCTCCACTAGTGTTACTCCTGGCGTATTTAGTTTTGGTGGTAGTTCTTCAGCTTCCTCAACAAATACTGTCAGCACCTCCACTGGTGCTACTCCTGGCGCATTTAGTTTTGGTGGTAGTTCTTCAGTTTCCTCAACAAATGCTGTCAGCACCTTCACTAGTGCTACCACGGGCATATTTAGTTTTGGTGGTAGTTCTTCAGCTTCCTCAACAGATGTCATCAAGGCCTCCACTACTGCTTCTCCTGGCGTATTTAGTTTCGGTGTTAGCTCTTCAGTTCCATCAACAAATGCCGTCAATGCTGGCAGCACAGTGAGTCCTAATCCATTTGCTTTTGGAGCCACTTCCTCTTCTTCACAAACTTCCAGTAGTGCTGGAATTTTTGGTTCCAGTTTACAGCCCCCAAAGCTTCAACCAGATTTTAGTTTTAGTTCTAGCACCCCTTCTGGGTTTACATTTGGAGCATCTTCGTCTTTTAATACTCCAAGCACTACTGCGGTAGTCTTTGGATCAGCACCCAGTACCCCTAGTGCACCAGCCTTTTCATTTTGTTCAACTTCTACGACAGTATCATCTTCGCAGCCCATATTTGGGAACTCCACTCCTTTTACTGCGGCCCCCATGAACAATGGACAGATGAGCATGGAAGACAGCATGGCTGAGGATCCTGCGCAGGCATCTCCCCCTGCAATTTCATTTGGTCAACCTTCTGTCTCGCCTTCTCCAGGTGGTTTCATGTTTGGTTCAACGCCTAGTCCATTCCAGTATGGTGGTCAGCAGAGTCATGCTGCTACTCAGAATCCATCTCCATTTGCAGCATCAAACAGTTTTGGTGCTGGAGGGAGTTTCTCATTGGGAAGCAGTGGTCCCGACAAATCAGGTCGAAGGATCATCAAACCTAATAGAAATAAGAATAGAAAGAAGTCAAGTGTTGGGCAACAAGACATTGATCCTCATGGTAGATATTGGTAGGCAAGCGGATTAATTTTTGATGACAGATTGGCAGCCACGGGTTGTGGGTTTGTGcaactttcctttttttttttttgttggaatTTTGGTCACTGTATCTGTGTCTCCAGGAAATGAAAATCTTGTAATCCTATTTGCTTTTCCGTTTTTGGCCCAATTCTGACATAAAATATCACAATTTTGGATAACATTTTTAGtgaagtgtttgtattgtatttggGGGGTGGGGGGTTGTTGTAAAGGGCCTAGTTAGCCATTTTTCTTTCTCTATATTCGATTTCTGTATTTCTACAT
This sequence is a window from Nicotiana tomentosiformis chromosome 5, ASM39032v3, whole genome shotgun sequence. Protein-coding genes within it:
- the LOC104092390 gene encoding nuclear pore complex protein NUP1-like, giving the protein MAAAGSGGTATSSAYEGAGGGAGGKFRKRPFLKNQTTPYDRPPTALRNPSWLTKLVVDPATKLITSGAQRFFSSLFRKRLLPPPTPLPLPPPEARQEPEDLQQGSCPNDHAGAVVVTGHEICNAVCSSEGSAFSELEQLLKQKTFTRAEIDRLTELLHSKTVDTSVGNDKRAESIQYRPLANYSSSLLEKNRAEKVTSDAAVGTPATSSRVPKGDVASPAKLAKVYMDTMPSKMSSSILSSQSQVVRVDTPLLKNIAYSQNLPITSVTTKIADLVGVRANGFTTPRSRGRSAIYNMARAPYSRIRQTDGQMASSSTYNAYSGPSLSESVLEHDGYFGSKQPLKRRSSVLEDDLGSVGPMRRTRQKPNLLSNGVSHPSPGAGVASSSVAYQEVAKVVGDNNVPTRYAHIPSKSSETAAKILNHLEYLTPKEKSSESKQVAGNDKTPKKLTLNMLHGQALKSLESLDTLKLLHSAQDNSHKLENLSKVFPTDAHDSSLQKHGKIEQNGQRRSINESTVVRKNDAKCSLEDAQHAQLVLENADSLDKTSAVQPQKKQAFRMSAHEDFFELDEDINSDESAFQVAEGRDKMGTSDAEKKSLSTDGALNKPAAFIKTKATLGILNKRNDMEAPDAAVISVNNTSFLPSANFLSPEVVLPSFGSNKSKKPSVDEVPALLFSSSPPLTGIEPESSSSLCNPPFGLASGPSELFESDNSQKHGKSNGKLEALSSGLSPSTSFAAPSRTSSFSNGQFAPSPAISATSLLASRNVPKDVQSGSSSEGAPSTSISTAVGSTAGNSITSGSCLFSSAAASSVSTGPPIKFGLSEDPPTVSALSTTSSADNADLKTKATNFGNLSSTSPFAGSSFASTSPGNSILGFSSPGMSTDNTASIQSQSSVFSTGGQSLVSARTSLAGSDNARVSQTVPSHVLSSTSSPEVKNSGMTSFSSVGSASSNTGIVSAASSDGNPAGSSTAASGKFSIVASSPASSTLSNSVGPSSGTTQLAFTFGASPAVSTAVTTALATSSNATSGVFTSGVNSLSSSTNAVDTSTRSRPGTFNFGGSSSASLLSNVSTSNSAASGVFCFGGGSSASLANTISTSASATPGVFSFGGGSSASSTNTISTSTGATPGVFSFGGSSSASSNSVSTSTSVTPGVFSFGGSSSASSTNTVSTSTGATPGAFSFGGSSSVSSTNAVSTFTSATTGIFSFGGSSSASSTDVIKASTTASPGVFSFGVSSSVPSTNAVNAGSTVSPNPFAFGATSSSSQTSSSAGIFGSSLQPPKLQPDFSFSSSTPSGFTFGASSSFNTPSTTAVVFGSAPSTPSAPAFSFCSTSTTVSSSQPIFGNSTPFTAAPMNNGQMSMEDSMAEDPAQASPPAISFGQPSVSPSPGGFMFGSTPSPFQYGGQQSHAATQNPSPFAASNSFGAGGSFSLGSSGPDKSGRRIIKPNRNKNRKKSSVGQQDIDPHGRYW